One genomic region from Amphiprion ocellaris isolate individual 3 ecotype Okinawa chromosome 20, ASM2253959v1, whole genome shotgun sequence encodes:
- the zmp:0000001267 gene encoding b(0,+)-type amino acid transporter 1 isoform X1, protein MGDQKFEALRIKREIGLIGGVAIVSGTMIGSGIFMSPQFVLGYVGSPGASLLIWAVSGLVAMFAALSYTELGTIIPESGGEFMYILRIYGSFPAFFAAVTFVLVVKPCSVAAMSISISEYAMAPFYGGCEPPQLAVKCAAVVCILVVATINILNVRVAVRIQVVFLIAKVIGLTVIVVGGFVAMIQDSTMIVENLKAENSFKGTQHSLSTLGMAFYQGLWSYSGWFCLNYVTEELKRPEVNLPRALIIAMSLVTGLYLLVNVSYLTVMTPKELMSSTAVAVTWGNKMFGSWGWIMSVAAALSAFGSLNGTFFSGGRVCFVAAREGHMPDILSMAHVHRLTPSPALIFTTVISLVVLIPGDFQSIVNYFSFTAWFFYGITLSGLVYLKIKKPELPRPYRVPIILPLLVILAAIFLVLAPIVDNPQIEYLYVTLFILSGIIVYVPFIHYKLCPGLLNKLTVFLQLFLQVAPAEKNL, encoded by the exons ATGGGGGACCAAAAATTTGAAGCTTTGAGAATTAAGCGGGAGATTGGGTTGATTGGCGGTGTTGCAATAGTTTCTGGAACTATGATCGGATCTGGAATATTCATGTCTCCACAGTTTGTTCTGGGCTATGTGGGAAGCCCTGGAGCAAGTCTGCTAATCTGGGCTGTCTCAGGACTTGTTGCTATGTTTGCTGCTCTGTCCTACACGGAGCTTGGGACAATCATTCCTGAATCTGGTGGGGAGTTCATGTACATCCTGAGGATCTATGGTTCCTTCCCCGCATTTTTTGCAGCAGTCACATTCGTCCTGGTTGTGAAGCCTTGCAGTGTTGCAGCAATGTCAATCAGCATTTCAGAGTATGCCATGGCACCCTTTTATGGAGGCTGTGAGCCTCCTCAGCTGGCAGTGAAGTGTGCTGCAGTCGTGTGTATTCTGGTCGTTGCAACAATCAACATCTTGAATGTTCGGGTTGCTGTCAGAATCCAAGTGGTCTTCTTGATAGCCAAAGTGATCGGGTTAACAGTGATTGTTGTTGGAGGGTTTGTGGCGATGATTCAGGACAGCACTATGATTGTGGAGAATTTGAAAGCTGAGAATTCGTTTAAAGGCACTCAGCACTCTTTGAGCACATTAGGAATGGCTTTTTATCAAGGACTCTGGTCTTATTCCGGCTGGTTCTGCTTGAACTATGTCACCGAGGAGCTGAAAAGACCCGAG GTGAATCTTCCCAGAGCGTTGATAATAGCCATGTCTCTGGTGACCGGCTTGTATCTGCTGGTGAACGTGAGCTATCTGACGGTGATGACGCCTAAAGAGCTAATGTCATCCACTGCAGTAGCAGTGACCTGGGG GAATAAGATGTTTGGCAGCTGGGGCTGGATCATGTCTGTGGCTGCAGCCTTGTCTGCTTTTGGTTCATTAAATGGGACGTTCTTCAGCGGAGGCCGTGTTTGCTTTGTTGCTGCCAGAGAAGGACACATG ccaGATATTCTGTCCATGGCTCACGTCCACAGACTGACTCCTTCTCCAGCGCTGATCTTCACCACTGTGATCTCTCTGGTGGTGCTGATACCTGGAGACTTTCAGAGCATCGTCAACTACTTCAG TTTTACTGCCTGGTTTTTCTACGGCATCACCCTGTCTGGACTGGTCTATCTCAAAATCAAGAAGCCAGAGCTTCCCAGACCTTACAGA GTTCCCATTATCCTCCCTTTACTGGTCATCCTAGCGGCAATATTCCTCGTGCTGGCACCCATCGTAGACAATCCTCAGATTGAATATCTCTACGTGACTTTATTTATATTGAGTGGAATTATAGTTTATGTACCCTTCATCCATTACAAGCTCTGCCCAGGACTATTGAACAAGTTAACAGTGTTCCTGCAGCTCTTTTTACAAGTTGCTCCAGCAGAGAAAAACCTGTGA
- the LOC111584700 gene encoding uncharacterized protein LOC111584700: MEDAHPYERFIEFYFEIGLKYKDIQAVLSKRHSFHISERHLKRILSARGHTRRKSYSDLAVLIDFIHSELQSSGMLHGYRWMYTKCREHGLHVRKEDVRLVLKELDPTGVSLRQARRLRRRNYFSKGPNFIWHLDSYDKLKPYGICISGSIDGFSRKIVWLNAYTTNSDPKLIGGYYIEAVQRLGGCPRVVRGDPGTENGHVRGFQRVLVPTNADDPLDSYLEGASTANQRIEYWWRFLRSECVEFWLCLISDLPDNGSFDGGFLDKSLLQFCCMGLIQDELDDTASVWNAHSIRPSKNLNVPSGRPNVMYALPELYGTRDFLSAVEDEHVHLCKRECTFRLTIPCDPDMFELCNIIMTESHLTPPTDPYQALDLYMHLRDTIRASI; the protein is encoded by the exons ATGGAGGACGCCCACCCATACGAGAggtttattgaattttattttgaaatcggCCTAAAATATAAGGACATTCAAGCAGTGCTTAGCAAAAGGCACAGTTTTCACATCAGCGAGAGACATCTCAAAAGGATTCTCAGCGCAAGGGGACACACTCGTCGCAAGTCATACTCTGACCTGGCCGTCCTGATAGACTTCATACACAGTGAACTACAGTCCTCCGGAATGCTTCATGGATACCGCTGGATGTACACGAAATGCAGAGAACATGGGCTACATGTGAGGAAGGAGGATGTACGCTTGGTGCTGAAAGAGCTGGATCCCACAGGAGTGTCACTAAGACAGGCAAGGCGTCTTAGAAGGCGGAACTACTTCTCTAAAGGGCCCAATTTCATCTGGCACCTCGATTCCTACGATAAACTGAAACCATATGGCATTTGTATCAGTGGGAGTATTGATGGTTTTTCTCGGAAAATTGTCTGGCTAAATGCATATACCACAAATAGTGACCCAAAGCTGATCGGAGGATACTATATTGAGGCCGTACAGCGTTTAGGAGGCTGCCCCAGAGTAGTGAGAGGCGATCCTGGAACTGAAAATGGTCATGTCAGAGGTTTTCAGCGTGTCCTCGTCCCAACCAATGCAGACGACCCCCTCGATAGCTACTTGGAAGGAGCCAGCACCGCCAATCAAAGAATCGAGTACTGGTGGAGGTTTCTTCGAAGCGAATGCGTGGAGTTTTGGTTGTGCTTGATTTCCGACCTGCCAGACAACGGTTCCTTTGATGGTGGTTTTCTGGACAAAAGCCTGCTTCAGTTTTGTTGCATGGGACTCATCCAG gACGAGCTTGATGACACTGCCAGCGTTTGGAACGCACACTCCATCAGGCCATCAAAGAACTTGAATGTCCCAAGTGGTCGACCCAATGTCATGTACGCCCTGCCTGAACTCTATGGGACAAGAGACTTTCTTTCCGCTGTTGAAGATGAACATGTTCATCTCTGCAAACGTGAATGTACCTTCCGGTTGACCATACCTTGTGATCCTGACATGTTTGAACTGTGCAATATTATTATGACCGAATCCCATCTGACACCACCAACAGATCCATATCAGGCTTTGGACTTGTATATGCACCTGAGAGACACCATACGGGCATCTATTTAA
- the LOC118469147 gene encoding uncharacterized protein LOC118469147 isoform X2 produces the protein MEEDLEHFLRSRDVPQEAVLNMKRDKDNELNFFPQDLPSYSSSQLSPSPSADTSGDPDRPRRASIRRIKVVEDLLAVFMDSSLMNVTLKMDFVNEKALDDAGVSREIYTAFWEQFLEQCEGEAERVPRLRPDFGEDEWQAIGRIWVKGLLDHGVFPVRISKAFILACIYGIDSVDADTLMTSFLNYLPPLERAAVEKALQGSMEESDEEDLLDLFVRMGSHCLPPKNNIKAAIQTMAHKVILQEPKYIVDCFSTPMALIQRKLSNRESVLSLYESKKATGKRVSQLLETTKMVLSQREQTTFNHFQRYVKNADQVQAEKILRFCTGSSVICTDKIMVCFNAETGLNRRPIAHTCGATLELPCTYGSYPEFRTEFDNILSSNHLEMNIL, from the exons ATGGAGGAGGATTTGGAACATTTCCTGCGGTCAAGAGACGTCCCTCAAGAGGCTGTACTCAACATGAAACGGGACAAG gACAATGAACTGAATTTCTTTCCACAAGACTTGCCTTCATATTCAAGCAGCCAGCTTTCCCCATCACCCTCCGCTGATACCTCAGGAGATCCAGATAGGCCACGACGTGCATCTATTCGCAGGATAAAGGTTGTTGAAGATCTATTAGCTGTATTTATGGACAGCAGCTTAATGAATGTAACTCTAAAGATGGACTTTGTAAATGAAAAAGCTCTTGATGATGCTGGTGTGTCAAGGGAGATTTACACTGCATTTTGGGAGCAATTTCTTGAACAGTGCGAAGGTGAAGCAGAGCGCGTTCCAAGGCTGAGGCCAGATTTTGGTGAGGATGAATGGCAAGCGATTGGACGGATATGGGTGAAAGGATTACTTGACCATGGTGTCTTTCCAGTGAGGATCtcaaaagcttttattttagcTTGCATCTATGGTATTGACTCAGTGGATGCAGACACCCTCATGACATCTTTTCTTAACTACCTTCCTCCTCTTGAGAGAGCAGCTGTTGAGAAGGCTCTCCAGGGATCAATGGAAGAAAGTGATGAAGAGGATCTGCTTGATCTGTTTGTAAGGATGGGTTCCCATTGCCTACCGCCAAAGAACAATATCAAGGCTGCCATCCAAACAATGGCTCATAAAGTAATTCTTCAAGAACCAAAGTATATTGTTGATTGTTTCTCCACACCCATGGCACTCATACAGAGAAAACTGTCAAACAGAGAGAGTGTATTGTCTCTATATGAGTCAAAGAAGGCCACAGGTAAAAGAGTATCACAGCTgcttgaaacaacaaaaatggtgCTGTCTCAGAGAGAGCAAACAACCTTTAACCATTTCCAGCGTTACGTGAAAAATGCTGACCAAGTCCAAGCTGAAAAAATCCTTCGTTTCTGCACTGGCTCATCTGTCATATGTACTGACAAAATTATGGTATGCTTTAATGCTGAAACTGGGCTCAACAGGAGACCTATTGCTCACACCTGTGGAGCAACCCTTGAACTACCATGCACTTATGGTTCCTACCCTGAATTTCGCACAGAGTTTGACAACATCCTGTCCAGCAACCACCTTGAAATGAATATTCTTTGA
- the adprs gene encoding ADP-ribosylhydrolase ARH3, translated as MAVTAVRAVAAGGPASLSRFRGALVAAVLGDCVGGEFEGAEEVPMESVLQHLSSLDDETKGNGILEYSDDTAMARCVVQSLLTRASFDEQDMARRFAKEYSASPGRGYGSGVIQVLKKLSSPQLNDVYQPARDQFNGRGSFGNGGAMRAAPFALAFPDQADVKRFARLGAMLTHSCSLGYNGAVLQALAVHLSLQGALDLPQQFISRLITEMEEVEGNEAARNDARILKEAEKPFCERLHRIRDLMDRSKVSIEEVISELGNGIAALHSVPTAIFCVLHCLQPRECLPENYGGLERTIAYSLALGGDTDTIACMAGAIAGAHYGIEAIPQSWIKCCEGAEDADMSAERLHMLYHQSSPGGRSETGEQSCEDGSENKSNASNGTEKKTGRE; from the exons ATGGCAGTGACGGCAGTGAGAGCGGTGGCAGCGGGGGGCCCGGCGTCTTTGTCCCGGTTCAGGGGAGCGCTGGTGGCCGCGGTGCTGGGAGACTGTGTCGGCGGAGAGTTTGAAGGAGCGGAGGAGGTTCCCATGGAGAGTGTCCTGCAGCACCTGAGCAGCCTGGACGACGAAACCAAAGGGAACG gTATCCTTGAATACAGTGACGACACAGCAATGGCACGTTGTGTGGTTCAGTCTCTACTCACTCGGGCCAGCTTTGATGAGCAGGACATGGCTCGCAG GTTTGCTAAGGAGTACAGTGCATCTCCAGGTCGTGGTTATGGTTCTGGAGTGATCCAGGTGTTGAAGAAGCTCTCGTCCCCTCAGCTAAATGACGTCTATCAGCCGGCCAGGGACCAGTTTAATGGACGAGGCTCCTTTGGGAATGGGGGGGCCATGAGAGCAGCCCCCTTCGCCCTGGCTTTTCCTGACCAGGCTGATGTAAAAAGG TTTGCACGTTTAGGTGCCATGCTGACGCACTCCTGCTCTCTGGGATATAACGGGGCGGTGCTACAGGCGTTAGCTGTGCACCTCTCCCTGCAGGGGGCGCTAGATTTACCTCAGCAGTTCATCAGCAGGCTAATCACAGAGATGGAGGAAGTGGAGGGCAATGAAGCAGCCCGCAATGATGCCAGAAT CCTAAAAGAAGCAGAGAAGCCGTTTTGTGAGCGTCTTCACAGAATTAGAGACCTGATGGACAGAAGCAAGGTCAGCATAGAGGAAGTCATCTCTGAGCTGG GTAATGGCATTGCAGCACTCCACTCAGTCCCCACTGCCATCTTCTGCGTCCTCCACTGCCTGCAGCCTCGGGAATGTCTTCCAGAGAACTACGGTGGCCTGGAGAGGACAATAGCTTACAGCCTGGCTCTGGGAGGGGACACAGACACCATAGCCTGCATGGCAGGGGCCATCGCCGGGGCCCACTACGGCATCGAGGCCATTCCTCAGTCCTGGATAAAGTGCTGCGAGGGAGCAGAAGATGCAGACATGAGTGCAGAGCGGCTTCACATGCTGTACCACCAGTCGTCACCGGGGGGCAGGAGTGAGACGGGAGAGCAGAGCTGTGAGGACGGATCTGAAAACAAGTCAAACGCTTCTAACGGCACAGAGAAGAAAACCGGAAGGGAGTGA
- the LOC118469147 gene encoding uncharacterized protein LOC118469147 isoform X1, producing MEEDLEHFLRSRDVPQEAVLNMKRDKVDKAVLSVMTDEQMSRYITSYGDRVAVLSFCNLGCANKETLLQRLRDKIGLRKMKSKTTGVDNELNFFPQDLPSYSSSQLSPSPSADTSGDPDRPRRASIRRIKVVEDLLAVFMDSSLMNVTLKMDFVNEKALDDAGVSREIYTAFWEQFLEQCEGEAERVPRLRPDFGEDEWQAIGRIWVKGLLDHGVFPVRISKAFILACIYGIDSVDADTLMTSFLNYLPPLERAAVEKALQGSMEESDEEDLLDLFVRMGSHCLPPKNNIKAAIQTMAHKVILQEPKYIVDCFSTPMALIQRKLSNRESVLSLYESKKATGKRVSQLLETTKMVLSQREQTTFNHFQRYVKNADQVQAEKILRFCTGSSVICTDKIMVCFNAETGLNRRPIAHTCGATLELPCTYGSYPEFRTEFDNILSSNHLEMNIL from the exons ATGGAGGAGGATTTGGAACATTTCCTGCGGTCAAGAGACGTCCCTCAAGAGGCTGTACTCAACATGAAACGGGACAAG GTTGACAAGGCAGTGCTGTCTGTCATGACTGATGAACAAATGTCACGATACATCACCTCTTATGGAGACCGAGTCGCTGTTCTCTCCTTCTGTAACCTGGGCTGCGCAAATAAAGAGACTCTTTTGCAGAGATTGAGGGATAAAATTGGATTACGGAAAATGAAATCAAAGACTACAGGAGTA gACAATGAACTGAATTTCTTTCCACAAGACTTGCCTTCATATTCAAGCAGCCAGCTTTCCCCATCACCCTCCGCTGATACCTCAGGAGATCCAGATAGGCCACGACGTGCATCTATTCGCAGGATAAAGGTTGTTGAAGATCTATTAGCTGTATTTATGGACAGCAGCTTAATGAATGTAACTCTAAAGATGGACTTTGTAAATGAAAAAGCTCTTGATGATGCTGGTGTGTCAAGGGAGATTTACACTGCATTTTGGGAGCAATTTCTTGAACAGTGCGAAGGTGAAGCAGAGCGCGTTCCAAGGCTGAGGCCAGATTTTGGTGAGGATGAATGGCAAGCGATTGGACGGATATGGGTGAAAGGATTACTTGACCATGGTGTCTTTCCAGTGAGGATCtcaaaagcttttattttagcTTGCATCTATGGTATTGACTCAGTGGATGCAGACACCCTCATGACATCTTTTCTTAACTACCTTCCTCCTCTTGAGAGAGCAGCTGTTGAGAAGGCTCTCCAGGGATCAATGGAAGAAAGTGATGAAGAGGATCTGCTTGATCTGTTTGTAAGGATGGGTTCCCATTGCCTACCGCCAAAGAACAATATCAAGGCTGCCATCCAAACAATGGCTCATAAAGTAATTCTTCAAGAACCAAAGTATATTGTTGATTGTTTCTCCACACCCATGGCACTCATACAGAGAAAACTGTCAAACAGAGAGAGTGTATTGTCTCTATATGAGTCAAAGAAGGCCACAGGTAAAAGAGTATCACAGCTgcttgaaacaacaaaaatggtgCTGTCTCAGAGAGAGCAAACAACCTTTAACCATTTCCAGCGTTACGTGAAAAATGCTGACCAAGTCCAAGCTGAAAAAATCCTTCGTTTCTGCACTGGCTCATCTGTCATATGTACTGACAAAATTATGGTATGCTTTAATGCTGAAACTGGGCTCAACAGGAGACCTATTGCTCACACCTGTGGAGCAACCCTTGAACTACCATGCACTTATGGTTCCTACCCTGAATTTCGCACAGAGTTTGACAACATCCTGTCCAGCAACCACCTTGAAATGAATATTCTTTGA